gacttacgacggggacctcagggacccgctctggtggcctcaggaaaggccagtccccatgcgagttcctcgggggcctctcgggattcctctcccgtcgatgccggggcctaagaccttgtgtggagtcggggccggaacctgaggattcctctccagtgctgacatggatcttggggtacttctggagtctccccaggggagtcagtcctcgtctcgaatgcgggcatgcacttgcgctttcctccagagcggtagcagcagtgtcacgcagtccgccgcgtggatcaaaggatctatggttttccctcgagtctttccacgaggctttcccacaggggctgtcccacgtgcacacgtggtgggagtcgatcctcggcttgaacgtcaaggcagtgcaggaaaacaggttcctctggaatggactgacacatctgggggactcttggaatggtggcacgaccctggagttcctctcgcctttcctgtggagagcgcctcctcttgagatgcgacgggaacgccgggaattctttccctaagaaacagggaaaggatccctcatctcgagctaggaggcggaaacggggctcccctggatgtgtgcgggacctcgtgcttcctctcgagtggagacgggtatgtcggggaacttcttgagttgcagcaagggtgtgaaggaccctttggaagttccagtggttagatgtgattagcctcgagaagcctcagcggaaatgggcctcatctcgcctggagggcaaaacctcctggattttctcgagttgcggcaggtgctctcgacttacgacggggacctcagggacccgctctggtggcctcaggaaaggccagtccccatgcgagttcctcgggggcctctcgggattcctctcccgtgatgccggggcctaagaccttgtgtgggtcggggccggaacctgaggattcctctccagtgctgacatggatcttggggtacttctggagtctccccaggggagtcagtcctcgtctcgaatgcgggcatgcacttgcgctttcctccagagcggtagcagcagtgtcacgcattccgccgcgtggatcaagggatctatggttttcctcgagtctttcccacgaggctttcccacagggctgtcccacgtgcacacgtggtgggagtcgatcctcggcttgaacgtcaaggcagtgcagggaaaacaggttcctctggaatggactgacacatctgggggactcttggaatggtggcacgacctggagttcctctcgcctttcctgtggagagcgcctcctcttgagatgcggcagggccgccgggaattctttccctacgaaacagggaaaggatccctcatctcgagctaggaggcggaaacggggctcccctggatgtgtgcgggaccctcgtgcttcctctcgagtggagacgggtatgtcggggaacttcttgagttgcagcaagggtgtgaaggaccctttggaagttccagtggttagatgtgattagcctcgagaagcctcagcggaaatgggcctcatctcgcctggagggcaaaacctcctggattttctcgagttgcggcaggtgctctcgacttacgacggggacctcagggacccgctctggtggcctcaggaaaggccagtccccatgcgagttcctcgggggcctctcgggattcctctcccgtcgatgctggggcctaagaccttgtgtggagtcggggccggaacctgaggattcctctccagtgctgacatggatcttggggtacttctggagtctccccaggggagtcagtcctcgtctcgaatgcgggcatgcacttgcgctttcctccagagcggtagcagcagtgtcacgcagtccgccgcgtggatcaaaggatctatggttttcctcgagtctttccacgaggctttccacgaggctttcccacagggctgtcccacgtgcacacgtggtgggagtcgatcctcggcttgaacgtcaaggcagttcagggaaaacaggttcctctggaatggactgacacatctgggggactcttggaatggtggcacgaccctggagttcctctcgcctttcctgtggagagcgcctcctcttgagatgcggccaggaacgccgggaattctttccctacgaaacagggaaaggatccctcatctcgagctaggaggcgtaaacggggctcccctggatgtgtgcgggaccctcgtgcttcctctcgagtggagacgggtatgtcggggaacttcttgagttgcagcaagggtgtgaaggaccctttggaagttccagtggttagatgtgattagcctcgagaagcctcagcggaaatgggcctcatctcgcctggagggcaaaacctcctggattttctcgagtttcggcaggtgctctcgacttacgacggggacctcagggacccgctctagtagcctcaggaaaggccagtccccatgcgagttcctcgggggcctctcgggattcctctcccgtcgatgccggggcctaagaccttctgtggagtcggggccggaacctgaggattcctctccagtgctgacatggatcttggggtacttctggagtctccccaggggagtcagtcctcgtctcgaatgcgggcatgcacttgcgctttcctccagagcggtagcagcagtgtcacgcagtccgccgcgtggatcaaaggatctatggttttcctcgagtctttccacgaggctttcccacgaggctttcccacagggctgtcccacgtgcacacgtggtgggagtcgatcctcggcttgaacgtcaaggcagtgcagggaaaacaggttcctctggaatggactgacacatctgggggactcttggaatggtggcacgaccctggagttcctctcgcctttcctgtggagagcgcctcctcttgagatgcgacgggaacgccgggaattctttccctatgaaacaggaaaaggatccctcatctcgagctaggaggcggaaacggggctcccctcgatgtgtgcgggaccctcgtgcttcctctcgagtggagacgggtatgtcggggaacttcttgagttgcagcaagggtgtgaaggaccctttggaagttccagtggttagatgtgattagcctcgagaagcctcagcggaaatgggcctcatctcgcctggagggcaaaacctcctggattttctcgagttgcggcaggtgctctcgacttacgacggggacctcagggacccgctctagtggcctcaggaaggccagtcccatgcgagttcctcgggggcctctcgggattcctctcccgtcgatgccggggcctaagaccttgtgtgggtcggggccggaacctgaggattcctctccagtgctgacatggatcttggggtacttctggagtctccccaggggagtcagtcctcgtctcgaatgcgggcatgcacttgcgctttcctccagagcggtagcagcagtgtcacgcagtccgccgcgtggatcaaaggatctatggttttcctcgagtctttccacgaggctttccacgaggctttcccacagggctgtcccacgtgcacacgtggtgggagtcgatcctcggcttgaacgtcaaggcagtgcagggaaaacaggttcctctggaatggactgacacatctgggggactcttggaatggtggcacgaccctggagttcctctcgcctttcctgtggagagcgcctcctcttgagatgcggcaggaacgccgggaattctttccctacgaaacagggaaaggatccctcatctcgagctaggaggcggaaacggggatcccctggatgtgtgcgggaccctcgtgcttcctctcgagtggagacgggtatgtcggggaacttcttgagttgcagcaagggtgtgaaggaccctttggaagttccagtggttagatgtgattagcctcgagaagcctcagcggaaatgggcctcatctcgcctggagggcaaaacctcctggattttctcgagttgcggcaggtgctctcgacttacgacggggacctcagggacccgctctggtagcctcaggaaggccagtcccatgcgagttcctcgggggcctctcgggattcctctcccgtcgatgccggggctaagaccttgtgtggagtcggggccggaacctgaggattcctctccagtgctgacatggatcttggggtacttctggagtctccccaggggagtcagtcctcgtctcgaatgcgggcatgcacttgcgctttcctccagagcggtagcagcagtgtcacgcagtccgccgcgtggatcaaaggatctatggttttcctcgagtctttccacgaggctttccacgaggcttttccacagggctgtcccacgtgcacacgtggtgggagtcgatcctcggcttgaacgtcaaggcagtgcaggaaaacaggttcctctggaatggactgacacatctggggactcttggaatggtggcacgacctggagttcctctcgcctttcctgtggagagcgcctcctcttgagatgcggcagggcatgggaattctttccctacgaaacaggaaaggatccctcatctcgagctaggaggcggaaacggggctcccctggatgtgtgcgggaccctcgtgcttcctctcgagtggagacgggtatgtcggggaacttcttgagttgcagcaagggtgtgaaggaccctttggaagttccagtggttagatgtgattagcctcgagaagcctcagcggaaatgggcctcatctcgcctggagggcaaaacctcctggattttctcgagttgcggcaggtgctctcgacttacgacggggacctcagggacccgctctggtggcctcaggaaaggccagtccccatgcgagttcctcgggggcctctcgggattcctctcccgtcgatgccggggcctaagaccttgtgtggagtcggggccggaacctgaggattcctctccagtgctgacatggatcttggggtacttctggagtctccccaggggagtcagtcctcgtctcgaatgcgggcatgcacttgcgctttcctccagagcggtagcagcagtgtcacgcagtccgccgcgtggatcaaaggatctatggttttccctcgagtctttcccacgaggctttcccacgaggctttcccacagggctgtcccacgtgcacacatGGTGGGAGTAGATCATCGGCTTGAACGTCGAGGCAGTTCAGGAAAATacgttcctctggaatggactgacacatctgggactcttggaatggtggcacgaccctggagttcctctcgcctttcctgtggagagcgcctcctcttgagatgcgacgggaacgccgggaattctttccctacgaaacagggaaaggatccctcatctcgagctaggaggcggaaacggggatcccctggatgtgtgcgggaccctcgtgcttcctctcgagtggagacgggtatgtcggggaacttcttgagttgcagcaagggtgtgaaggaccctttggaagttcagtggttagatgtgattagcctcgagaagcctcagcggaaatgggcctcatctcgcctggagggcaaaacctcctggattttctcgagttgcggcaggtgctctcgacttacgacggggacctcagggacccgctctggtggcctcaggaaaggccagtccccatgcgagttcctcgggggcctctcgggattcctctcccgtcgatgccggggcctaagaccttgtgtggagtcggggccggaacctgaggattcctctccagtgctgacatggatcttggggtacttctggagtctccccaggggagtcagtcctcgtctcgaatgcgggcatgcacttgcgctttcctccagagcggtagcagcagtgtcacgcagtccgccgcgtggatcaaaggatctatggttttccctcgagtctttcccacgaggctttcccacagggctgtcccacgtgcacacgtggtgggagtcgatcctcggcttgaacgtcaaggcagtgcagggaaaacaggttcctctggaatggactgaaacatctggggactcttggaatggtggcacgaccctggagttcctctcgcctttcctgtggagcgcctcctcttgagatgcggcagaaacgccgggaattctttccctacgaaacagggtaaggatccctcatctcgagctaggagctGGAAACAGGgttcccctggatgtgtgcgggaccctcgtgcttcctctcgagtggagacgggtatgtcggggaacttcttgagttgcagcaagggtgtgaaggaccctttggaagttccagtggttagatgtgattagcctcgaagcctcagcggaaatgggcctcatctcgcctggaggacaaaacctcctggattttctcgagttgcggcaggtgctctcgacttacgacggggccctcagggacccgctctaggGGGCTCAgtaaaggccagtccccatgcgagttcctcgggggcctctcgggattcctctcccgtcgatgccggggcctaagaccttgtgtggagtcggggccggaacatgaggattcctctccagtgctgacatggatcttggggtacttctggagtctccccaggggagtcagtcctcgtctcgaatgcgggcatgcacttgcgctttcctccagagcggtagcagcagtgtcacgcagtccgccgcgtggatcaaaggatctatggttttccctcgagtctttcccacgaggctttccacgaggctttcccacagggctgtcccacgtgcacacgtggtgggagtcgatcctcggcttgaacgtcaaggcagtgcagggaaaacaggttcctctggaatggactgacacatctgggggactcttggaatggtggcacgaccctggagttcctctcgcctttcctgtggagagcgcctcctcttgagatgcggcagggcgccgggaattctttccctacgaaacagggaaaggatccctcatctcgagctaggagctggaaacggggctcccctggatgtgtgcgggaccctcgtgcttcctctcgagtggagacgggtatgtcggggaacttcttgagttgcagcaagggtgtgaaggaccctttggaagttccagtggttagatgtgattagcctcgagaagcctcagcggaaatgggcctcatctcgcctggagggcaaaacctcctggattttctcgagttgcggcaggtgctctcgacttacgacggggacctcagggacccgctctggtagcctcaggaaaggccagtccccatgcgagttcctcgggggcctctcgggattcctctcccgtcgatgccggggcctaagaccttgtgtggagtcggggccggaacctgagattcctctccagtgctgacatggatcttggggtacttctggagtctccccaggggagtcagtcctcgtctcgaatgcgggcatgcacttgcgctttcctccagagcggtagcagcagtgtcacgcagtccgccgcgtggatcaaaggatctatggtttaccctcgagtctttcccacgaggctttcccacgaggctttcccacagggctgtcccacgtgcacacgtggtgggagtcgatcctcggcttgaacgtcaaggcagtgcagggaaaacaggttcctctggaatggactgacacatccggggactcttggaatggtggcacgaccctggagttcctctcgcctttcctgtggagagcgcctcctcttgagatgcgacgggaacgccgggaattctttcccttcgaaacagggaaaggatccctcatctcgagctaggaggcggaagcggggctcccctggatgtgtgcgggaccctcgtgcttcctctcgagtggagacgggtatgtcgggaacttcttgagttgcagcaagggtgtgaaggaccctttggaagttccagtggttagatgtgattagcctcgagaagcctcagcggaaatgggcctcatctcgcctggagggcaaaacctcctggattttctcgagttgcggcaggtgctctcgacttacgacggggacctcagggacccgctctagtagcctcaggaaaggccagtccccatgcgagttcctcgggggcctctcgggattcctctcccgtcgatgccggggcctaagaccttgtgtggagtcggggccggaacctgaggattcctctccagtgctgacatggatcttggggtacttctggagtctcccaggggagtcagtcctcgtctcgaatgcgggcatgcacttgcgctttcctccagagcggtagcagcagtgtcacgcagtccgccgcgtggatcaaaggatctatggttttccctcgagtctttcccacgaggctttcccacaggggctgtcccacgtgcacacgtggtgggagtcgatcctcggcttgaacgtcaaggcagtgcagggaaaacaagttcctctggaatggactgacacatctgggggactcttggaatggtggcacgaccctggagttcctctcgcctttcctgtggagagcgcctcctcttgagatgcggcaggaacgccgggaattctttccctacgaaacagggaaaggatccctcatctcgagctaggaagTCGGAAGCGGTGCTCcgctggatgtgtgcgggaccctcgtgcttcctctcgagtggagacgggtatgtcggggaacttcttgagttgcagcaagggtgtgaaggaccctttggaagttccagtggttagatgtgattagcctcgagaagcctcagcggaaatgggcctcatctcgcctggagggcaaaacctcctggattttctcgagttgcggcaggtgctctcgacttacgacggggacctcagggacccgctctggtggcctcaggaaaggccagtccccatgcgagttcctcgggggcctctcgggattcctctcccgtcgatgccggggcctaagaccttgtgtggagtcggggccggaacctgaggattcctctccagtgctgacatggatcttggggtacttctggagtctccccaggggagtcagtcctcgtctcgaatgcgggcatgcacttgcgctttcctccagagcggtagcagcagtgtcacgcagtccgccgcgtggatcaaaggatctatggttttccctcgagtctttcccacgaggctttccacagggctgtcccacgtgcacacgtggtgggagtcgatcctcggcttgaacgtcaaggcagtgcagggaaaacaggttcctctggaatggactgacacatctggggactcttggaatggtggcacgaccctggagttcctctcgcctttcctgtggggagcgcctcctcttgagatgcgacgggaacgccgggaattctttccctacgaaacagggaaaggatccctcatctcgagctaggaggcggaagcggggctcccctggatgtgtgcgggaccctcgtgcttcctctcgagtggagacgggtatgtcggggaacttcttgagttgcagcaagggtgtgaaggaccctttggaagttccagtggttagatgtgattagcctcgagaagcctcagcggaaatgggcctcatctcgcctggagggcaaaacctcctggattttctcgagttgcggcaggtgctctcgacttacgacggggacctcagggacccgctctagtagcctcaggaaaggccagtccccatgcgagttcctcgggggcctctcgggattcctctcccgtgatgccggggcctaagaccttgtgtggagtcggggccggaacctgaggattcctctccagtgctgacatggatcttggggtacttctggagtctccccagggagtcagtcctcgtctcgaatgcgggcatgcacttgcgctttcctccagagcggtagcagcagtgtcacgcagtccgccgcgtggatcaaaggatctatggtttttcctcgagtcttttccacgaggctttccacgaggctttcccacagggctgtcccacgtgcacacgtggtgggagtcgatcctcggcttgaacgtcaaggcagtgcagggaaaacaggttcctctggaatggactgacacatctggggactcttggaatggtggcacggccctggagttcctctcgcctttcctgtggagagcgcctcctcttgagatgcgacgggaacgccgggaattctttccctacgaaacaaggaaaggatccctcatctcgagctaggaggcggaaacggggctcccctggatgtgtgcgggaccctcgtgcttcctctcgagtggagacgggtgtgtcaggaacttcttgagttgcagcaagggtgtgaaggaccctttggaagttccagtggttagatgtgattagcctcgagaagcctcagcggaaatgggcctcatctcgcctggagggcaaaacctcctggattttctcgagttgcggcaggtgctctcgacttacgacggggacctcagggacccgctctgatggcctcaggaaaggccagtccccatgcgagttcctcgggggcctctcgggattcctctcccgtcgatgccggggcctaagaccttgtgtggagtcggggccggaacctgaggattcctctccagtgctgacatggatcttggggtacttctggagtctcccaaggggagtcagtcctcgtctcgaatgcgggcatgcacttgcgctttcctccagagcggtagcagcaggaTCACGGAGTCCGCCGCGttgatcaaaggatctatggttttcacTCGAGTCTTTCccaggaggctttcccacgaggctttcccacagggctgtcccacgtgcacacgtggtgggagtcgatcctcggcttgaacgtcaaggcagtgcagggaaaacaggttcctctggaatggactgacacatctgggggactcttggaatggtggcacgaccctggagttcctctcgcctttcctgtggagagcgcctcctcttgagatgcgaagggaacgccgggaattctttccctacgaaacagggaaggatccctcatctcgagctaggaggcggaaacagggctcccctggatgtgtgcgggaccctcgtgcttcctctcgagtggagacgggtatgtcggggaacttcttgagttgcagcaagggtgtgaaggaccctttggaagttccagtggttagatgtgattagcctcgagaagcctcagcggaaatgggcctcatctcgcctggagggcaaaacctcctggattttctcgagttgcggcaggtgc
This window of the Ovis aries strain OAR_USU_Benz2616 breed Rambouillet unplaced genomic scaffold, ARS-UI_Ramb_v3.0 scaffold_144, whole genome shotgun sequence genome carries:
- the LOC132659107 gene encoding uncharacterized protein LOC132659107, giving the protein MVGVDHRLERRGSSGKYVPLEWTDTSGTLGMVARPWSSSRLSCGERLLLRCDGNAGNSFPTKQGKDPSSRARRRKRGSPGCVRDPRASSRVETGMSGNFLSCSKGVKDPLEVQWLDVISLEKPQRKWASSRLEGKTSWIFSSCGRCSRLTTGTSGTRSGGLRKGQSPCEFLGGLSGFLSRRCRGLRPCVESGPEPEDSSPVLTWILGYFWSLPRGVSPRLECGHALALSSRAVAAVSRSPPRGSKDLWFSLESFPRGFPTGLSHVHTWWESILGLNVKAVQGKQVPLEWTETSGDSWNGGTTLEFLSPFLWSASS